GGTTAGGTCGGGATGAACTGAAATTCCTAGGTTAGCAGGAATCGTCCAAGGTGTAGTCGTCCAGATGACAATTTGGACGTCCGTATCAAGAACACCTTTTCCATCTTTTACTTTAAAACCAACATAAATCGAAGGTGACTTTTTATCTTGATATTCAATTTCAGCTTCAGCAAGAGCGGATTCACTTGACGGGGACCAATATACTGGCTTAAGACCTTTATAAATATAGCCCTTCTTCGCCATTTCTCCAAAGACTTTAATCTGCTGTGCCTCATATTCAGGCTTTAGTGTGATATATGGGTTTTCCCAATCACCACGTACACCGATTCGTTTAAATTGTTCACGTTGATTGCTTACTTGTTCAAGGGCATATTTAGTACAAAGTTGACGGAATTCAGCTACGGTCATCTCTTTACGCTTTACTCCCTTATTTGTTAACGCCTGCTCGATTGGCAAACCATGTGTATCCCAGCCTGGAACATATGGCGCATTAAAGCCACTCATCGATTTAAAGCGAACAATCATGTCTTTTAATACTTTGTTTAGGGCGTGACCCATATGAATATCGCCATTTGCATATGGAGGTCCATCATGGAGTACAAACATTGGACGTCCTGCAGTACGCTCCTGAACTTTTTTGTAAATATTCATTTCTTCCCACTTGGCCTGAATTTCAGGTTCTCTTTGCGGAAGATTGCCACGCATTGGAAACTCAGTTTTTGGCATTAATAACGTATCTTTGTATTCCATTTTCTAATTCCTCCTGTACATACTCATCATAAACAGAATTGCCAATAGACAAATAAAAAAACCCTCTCATCCCATAAAAGGGACGAGAAGGTTTTATTCCCGCGGTACCACCCTGATAAATAGTACAAATGTGTACTATCCTCTTTAAGATTCGTAACGTGAATAACCCGCCATAACTTACTCTTCTATATATATGAGTTTCAGTCTGGGACTCAAGGGTGATTTTCCAATTTCTCACTTTTTCCAGGCTTCCACCCTCCCTGGCTCGCTATCAAAAGTTTTTGAAAAATTGTACTGTCCCTCTCACTGTCATTACCATTCTTTATTTACCTGTTAAAAAATTATATGCGAAATAATACCAGTTCGTCAAGCTAAGGAATCTTCTTCTTCGTGGATTTTTAATTCTGTAGCATCCACTTCATATTCTAATAGATGATCCCAATCGTCGGTATTAAGCATATCTAACTGAGCTTCAATCAACATTTTAAAACGTGTACGGAATACTTTTGATTGCTTCTTCAAATCCTCGATCTCAAGAGCAATTTTTCTTGCTTTTGAAAGCGACTCATTGACAATACGGTCCGCATTCTTTTCTGCTTCCTTTATAATAAGCTTGGCTTCTTTTTGAGCATTTCGTTTTACATCTTCACCAGCTTCTTGAGCAATTATAATTGACTTGTTTAACGTTTCTTCAATATTAACAAAATGACCCAGACGGTCCTTCATTTCATTTAAACGTTCTTCTATTTCTTTCTTTTCACGTAGGACTAGTTCATAATCCTTAATGACTTGGTCTAAAAATTCATTTACCTCGTCTTCATCGTAACCACGAAAACCTTTATTAAATTCTTTATTGTGAATATCTAACGGCGTTAACGGCATGATGCCACCTCCAAGAATCTATCTTCTGTATGTATATAGTGTATAAACTAATATTCGACAATGTTTTCGGAAATCCTGCTAAATATAAAATTATTTTTGCTTTCCTACGACGATTCGCCATTTATCTTTTTTTGTTCTTCCTTCAATGGACAAAATTTTCACTCTGCCATGTCCTCTAACGGACAATAAATCACCTTCTGCACATTCAAAAGAAACATTTTCTATAGATGTCCAGTTTACTTTTACTAACCCCTGTTGGATAAAGAGCTGTGATTTTTGTCTAGAGATATTATGAACACTTGAAATAATCGTATCGAGCCTTAAGGAGGAAACTGTTGTGACCTGCTCTGCCCATAAATCATCAGTCGTTATGGCTTCATCCAGGGACAGCTCGTTTAATCGTATAGAAGCTTTGCCAATCGATTCTAAATTATTCTTAATATAATCACTGATTTCTGCAGCAGTAAAAAACTGCACTCGTCCATCTTTCATCAATATGTCACCAAATTTCCCTCGTTTTAATCCAAGGGACATGAGTGAACCTAGAACTTGGGGATGTTCGATCGAAACAAATTTAATAGGATAGTCGATTTCAATGAGATTAATTTGAAATTCATCTTCAGCTGGCATCAGGTAATCTGGCATGATTAATGCTCTTTTTCTTTCACTGGCTGAAATCCCGCCAAAAAGCTGGTACTTTATATTTCCATTCTCACCTATTAAGACTTTTAAAATATGCTGCTCTCTCGGATCAAGAAAATCGGTCAGCTTTGCTGTATAACTGGAATCAACATAATCTTTCCAATGTAATACTTGATCAATAAATTCCCGTTCCTCCGGGCGAAAATGCTGATAAATATTCATGTTTAACTCCTTACAGACCGGATAGGTTAAATTAAGAAATTAAGTTTTGTAAAACTATTAAGCCATTCGGGGCAAAAGATAAAACAAAGAAAGCTGCTAAGGGAGAAAGATCCATCATGCCAAGAGGTGGAATGATTTTTCTAAAGGGTTCTAGAAATGGCTCACATAATTTACCAAGGATAGCGCCAATCTGAGAGTCCTTCATATTTGGAAACCAAGATAAAAGGATATAGATGATCAGCATCCATTTATATATTCCAAGTAATTGGATCAAAACGTTAAAAATAATATCCATTTCTTTTTACCACCTTGTATCTTGATATTCTTGTTCCTTTACTAATTCAGATATATTTCCGGAAATCTCCACATTATCTGGTGTACATAAAAAGATACTGGATCCTATTTTTTGAATATCTCCACCTAGTGCATAGACAGCCCCACTCAAAAAGTCGACGATTTGTCTTCCTTCCTCATGGCCAATACGCTGAAGATTTACAACAACTGCACGGCGGTTTTTTAAATGATCGGTGATATCCTGGGCTTCTGCATATACTCTCGGTTCTACTAAAATTACCTTAGAAGCCTTTTGGACACTTTGCAAACTAACAACATTTTGAGGTTTTATAGACTGTTTTTGTGGCTTTATGGGTTCAACCTTTTCATCAAAGTCATCCTGATTATTATCATCGTAGTCATCATCTAAAAAGAAAAATGTTTTTAATTTCGATTTAATCGTCATTTTTATTCCTCCTCACCAGCCACACCGACAAGTGCAGTTCCAATTCTGATCATCGTTGCTCCCTCTTCAATCGCTATTTCGAAGTCATTTGACATCCCCATAGAAAGCTCTGTACAAGGGGCATAATCAAAATTACAATTCTTAATTTGGTCACGAAGTTCCTTTAACTTTCGAAAACAGGTTCGAAGCTGTTCTTCATCATCGGTCAGCGGGGCCATTGTCATTAAACCTTCAATGCTAATATTCTCATATGCGCGAAGGTCTTTGATAAAATTCAGTACATCTTGTGGGGCTAAACCATGCTTTGATTCTTCCTGTGAAACATTAACTTGGACGAGGCATTTCACCTTTTTCACTGCACGTTTATTAATTTCCTCAGCCAAGGAAATTCGATCTAAAGAGTGAATATATTCTACCTTATCAATTATATTTTTAACTTTGCGAGTTTGAAGGGTTCCGATAAAATGCCAAATAGGCTTGTCCCCTAATACTTCCCACTTTTTTAAAAGCCCTTCATCTCTGTTTTCACCTAGATTTATTATACCAGCTTCCAAAGCTTCATTCGCTCTATCAATACTGACATATTTGGTAACGGCAATCAGTTTCACTTCATCAGGAGTCCGATTTACCTTATGGCATGCACTCTTTATTTGCTGATTGATATGTATGAGATTTTCTGCAACCTTCATTCGGAGGTCTCCTTCCATCCTATATAACTTAACATCCTTCCTGTTTTACCTTGATCCCTGCGATGAGAAAAAAATTCTGATTGGTCACAACTAGAGCATAGTTTAGTGACTTTGATATTTTTTTCTGGAATTCCAGCCTTAAGAAGGATCATTTTATTTAGTTTTCGTAAGTCTAATGTATATTGACCTTCTTTTATTGTATTATATGGTTTTTTTTCGACATCTTCTAGAGTATTTTCTACAAAGTTAATTACATAATCATTAACAATATAACATTTTTCACAAATAGATGGCCCAATTACAGCAAAAATTTCATTAGGAGGTATTCCTTCTTCCCCCCATTTCTCTATCATCTTTTGCGCAATCCCATTTACTGTTCCTTTCCAGCCCGCATGTGCTGCACCAATCATCCTGTGGATAGGAGAAATAAAAAAAAGAGGGACACAATCCGCATAACAAAGAGTTAATAAGATTCCCTCTTCATTCGTATAAAATCCGTCGGTCCCTTTAAATGCACTATCATAAGAATCTGAACCTTTACCACGGTCGTTCTTGGTAATTTTTCTAATTACGGTATCATGGGTCTGCTCAGCACCTACCCAGAATTTCAACGGAAATTGAATAAGGTCAGCCAACTGGCTGCGGTTAGAACAAACAGCATCCAGCTGATCCCCCACATGAAAACCCATATTGAAATCCTCATATACCCCCGTACTGCTGCCGCCTTTTTTTGTTGTTATTCCAGCTGCAAGCCCCGGATACTGTTCCATCCAATTTTTAATTGAAAAATATGATTGATGATTATATGCAAAGGGTTCCATACTCAACCTCATTTGTTTTTATCTAGTTTACCATGAATACTTTAAATGGTCACCGTAGATCCACAATCTATACTTCCATTTCTTCTGCAGGTCTCTCTTCAATCGCCTTGAATCGTACCAGTATGACATCTTGCCCTATTTTAATAATGTTTTTCCACGGAATAACGATATCTTCTTCCCTTCCAAAAAAACCCAAAACTTTACCATTACCGGTTACGATAACGGCTTCAATTTTCCCGGTGGTAAGATTAATTTCGATATCACCAATATTCCCAAGCTTTTTGCCATCAGCTACATTCACTACATCCTTAATCTGAAATTCAGAAATTTTCACCATATCTTTCACTCCCGCCATTTTATCCTACTGAAAATATATGATGAGATTGGTCAATATATCTGTAAATGTATGAAAAAATAAAGCTGCCCAAAAAGGACAGCTTTAGCTTTGAATATTTTTATTCATTTGTTTAATTGCCGCTTTCTCTAAACGCGATACCTGCGCTTGTGAAATCCCAATTTCGTCTGCAACTTCCATTTGTGTTTTACCTTGGAAGAATCTTTTTCTTAAAATTAACTTTTCCCGCTCATTTAAGCGACGCATACCTTCTTTTAAGGCAATTTCTTCAATCCAATGAATATCTTTACTTCGTTCGTCGCTTAGTTGATCCACCACATAAATAGGGTCGCCGCCATCATTATAGATTGGTTCAAACAAAGATACAGGGTCTTGAATTGCATCTAGGGCAAATACTATTTCTTCGTGTGGGACTTCTAATACCTTTGCAATCTCCTCTGCAGTTGGTTCACGTGAAGTTTCACTCATTAATCGTTCCCTTACTTGTAATGCCTTATAAGCGATATCTCTTAAGGACCTTGAAACGCGAATAGGATTGTTATCGCGCAAGTACCTGCGTATTTCGCCAATAATCATTGGTACGGCATAAGTGGAAAACTTAACATTTTGACTTAAATCAAAGTTATCAATCGATTTCATAAGCCCAATACAGCCAACCTGAAACAGATCATCAACAAACTCGCCTCGGTTGTTAAACCGCTGTATTACACTTAAAACGAGTCGTAAATTTCCGTTGACGAGTTTTTCTCGTGCTGTAATTTCGCCCTCTTGCATTTGCTTGAAGAGTAATCTCATTTCTTCATTTTTTAATACAGGAAGTTTTGATGTATCTACGCCACAAATTTCAACTTTATTTCGAGTCAATCCCTTTTCCCTCCTCATAGGAGTTGCTGTACAAAAAACAGTATTTCCTTGAGAAGGAAAAATATGCACTTGTACTTTCTAAGCGATTGTCACGAAAATGTCGAAAAATACGTATTATCTTTAGTTTCAAAGGTCTTTGACCAAGAAAAAAATTCTTTTTTTTCCATTGTCCAGCTCCAGCGCCTAGCCCCTCGAGTCATAAGCCAATCGCTTCGGAAGGCAAAAAGCGCCTTCTGTCAGCGCTCGTCTTATGCTTGTCGGGGCTGAACCAGGCGCTTCCGCTTTTCGTAATTAAACCATTTTATTGAATTCTTTTCGTAATCTTTTAATTATTCTTTTTTCAAGCCTGGAAATATACGATTGGGAAATGCCAAGCATATCGGCTACATCCTTCTGTGTTTTTTCTTCTCCATTGGTTAGTCCAAAGCGCAGCTCCATAATTTGCTTTTCCCTATCTGACAATTGGTGTAACGCTTTTGTTAATAATTTTCTATCTACATTAGCTTCTAAATCCTTTGTAATAATATCATCATCTGTACCTAAAACATCGGATAATAATAATTCATTACCATCCCAATCGATATTTAATGGTTCATCAAAGGAAACTTCAGATCTGATTTTATTGTTTCTCCGCAAGTACATAAGGATTTCATTTTCAATACATCTCGAAGCATATGTAGCCAGTTTAATTTTCTTCTCCGGATTAAAGGTATTCACCGCTTTAATTAAACCAATGGTTCCAATACTAATTAAATCTTCAATATTAATTCCGGTATTTTCAAATTTCCTAGCGATATAGACTACAAGCCTAAGATTCCGTTCAATTAAAATCGATCTAGCTGCCTTATCACCACCTGGAAGCTTATTTAAAAGCAGCTCTTCTTCATCCTTGCTTAAAGGAGGCGGTAAGGCTTCGCTGCCGCCAATATAATAAACTTCATCACTTTTAATTCCTAATTTGATTAGTATCTTATACCAGTAGTAGGATAAGCGAAGTCTCCATTTTTTCACGCAAGTTCCTCCTTCTAAAATATGTTTTTTACGAGTATAGTATTATTAGCTTACTTTCACCGAATCATCATGCATCTTAGGTCCGGTGAGCATTTTTGGATGAACAATGCATTGAAAGGCATCATCTGCAGATAATTGCTGCATAGTAAATGAAACAAGGCCTTTTTCGCATAAATAACTCTCTCCTTTTGTATCAATTATAATTGAGTCAGGCTTTACCGCCACGATGAGCTGGTGCTCTTGTCCTACCACCCGGCAAGGGACAATCCTTAGCTTATTTTGCCAATCAACCGGAAACTCTTGATTTCCTAGAATGAGAGACTCTGGATCAGCGGCCATTTTTATTATTGGTTCAGCCATGCCTTCTACCATATTCTTAATGGAAACAAACATAACAGGAAGTTTTGATAATGGATCATAAAGCTGATTCCCACTGTCTACTAGACCCTTAAAAGTAAAAGATTCGGTATTTATTTTTAAGGTGACATTTACGATTTGATCAAACTGAATTTTGGTCATTTCCATGCTCTCTATATTCCGTTTAGAAAAGTGCCAAGCAACTGGAAAACCTAGCAAAACAAATAGCCAACTAATTGGATCACCAAACCCAGTAACACTTGCAATCATAACTTTCATTGACATCTCAGAATCAAATTGGACAAAATAGTGGGCTCCAATTAATGCTCCTCCAATGAGAAATGTAGTTACATAAAGTGTCATTAATGCCTTAATGAAAAAGGATAATCGTTTATACCCAAACACTACTAGAACCATGGCCACCGAAAATAGAAGCTTTGAAATCGGGTGGTTTGAATAGGTATGTAATGGTGTAAACGACAATAGTATGATTAGCGAACCAATAAAACCGCCAGTAATTATCCTCCATATTCGAATTTGTCTTTTTAAAAAAATGGCTGAAAGATATAGGAGAAGGCTATCAAATAACAGATTAAGGGCCCAAATAACATCTAAATATACTGACAAACAAGCCTTACCCCCTTTTAATGTCAAAAGCATTTATTTGCTTTATGGATTATTCATAAGGGTGTATAACCAATCTTTTCTATTAATCTGTTTAGGAAAAAGTATAACCTACTTTATGGGCTAAAGTGTGTCACTTTGTGTAATCAAAA
This genomic stretch from Neobacillus niacini harbors:
- the pgeF gene encoding peptidoglycan editing factor PgeF gives rise to the protein MEPFAYNHQSYFSIKNWMEQYPGLAAGITTKKGGSSTGVYEDFNMGFHVGDQLDAVCSNRSQLADLIQFPLKFWVGAEQTHDTVIRKITKNDRGKGSDSYDSAFKGTDGFYTNEEGILLTLCYADCVPLFFISPIHRMIGAAHAGWKGTVNGIAQKMIEKWGEEGIPPNEIFAVIGPSICEKCYIVNDYVINFVENTLEDVEKKPYNTIKEGQYTLDLRKLNKMILLKAGIPEKNIKVTKLCSSCDQSEFFSHRRDQGKTGRMLSYIGWKETSE
- the spoIIGA gene encoding sigma-E processing peptidase SpoIIGA — protein: MSVYLDVIWALNLLFDSLLLYLSAIFLKRQIRIWRIITGGFIGSLIILLSFTPLHTYSNHPISKLLFSVAMVLVVFGYKRLSFFIKALMTLYVTTFLIGGALIGAHYFVQFDSEMSMKVMIASVTGFGDPISWLFVLLGFPVAWHFSKRNIESMEMTKIQFDQIVNVTLKINTESFTFKGLVDSGNQLYDPLSKLPVMFVSIKNMVEGMAEPIIKMAADPESLILGNQEFPVDWQNKLRIVPCRVVGQEHQLIVAVKPDSIIIDTKGESYLCEKGLVSFTMQQLSADDAFQCIVHPKMLTGPKMHDDSVKVS
- a CDS encoding YggS family pyridoxal phosphate-dependent enzyme codes for the protein MKVAENLIHINQQIKSACHKVNRTPDEVKLIAVTKYVSIDRANEALEAGIINLGENRDEGLLKKWEVLGDKPIWHFIGTLQTRKVKNIIDKVEYIHSLDRISLAEEINKRAVKKVKCLVQVNVSQEESKHGLAPQDVLNFIKDLRAYENISIEGLMTMAPLTDDEEQLRTCFRKLKELRDQIKNCNFDYAPCTELSMGMSNDFEIAIEEGATMIRIGTALVGVAGEEE
- a CDS encoding cell division protein SepF, translating into MTIKSKLKTFFFLDDDYDDNNQDDFDEKVEPIKPQKQSIKPQNVVSLQSVQKASKVILVEPRVYAEAQDITDHLKNRRAVVVNLQRIGHEEGRQIVDFLSGAVYALGGDIQKIGSSIFLCTPDNVEISGNISELVKEQEYQDTRW
- the sigE gene encoding RNA polymerase sporulation sigma factor SigE, which codes for MKKWRLRLSYYWYKILIKLGIKSDEVYYIGGSEALPPPLSKDEEELLLNKLPGGDKAARSILIERNLRLVVYIARKFENTGINIEDLISIGTIGLIKAVNTFNPEKKIKLATYASRCIENEILMYLRRNNKIRSEVSFDEPLNIDWDGNELLLSDVLGTDDDIITKDLEANVDRKLLTKALHQLSDREKQIMELRFGLTNGEEKTQKDVADMLGISQSYISRLEKRIIKRLRKEFNKMV
- a CDS encoding YggT family protein, translating into MDIIFNVLIQLLGIYKWMLIIYILLSWFPNMKDSQIGAILGKLCEPFLEPFRKIIPPLGMMDLSPLAAFFVLSFAPNGLIVLQNLIS
- the sigG gene encoding RNA polymerase sporulation sigma factor SigG; the encoded protein is MTRNKVEICGVDTSKLPVLKNEEMRLLFKQMQEGEITAREKLVNGNLRLVLSVIQRFNNRGEFVDDLFQVGCIGLMKSIDNFDLSQNVKFSTYAVPMIIGEIRRYLRDNNPIRVSRSLRDIAYKALQVRERLMSETSREPTAEEIAKVLEVPHEEIVFALDAIQDPVSLFEPIYNDGGDPIYVVDQLSDERSKDIHWIEEIALKEGMRRLNEREKLILRKRFFQGKTQMEVADEIGISQAQVSRLEKAAIKQMNKNIQS
- a CDS encoding YlmC/YmxH family sporulation protein, with the translated sequence MVKISEFQIKDVVNVADGKKLGNIGDIEINLTTGKIEAVIVTGNGKVLGFFGREEDIVIPWKNIIKIGQDVILVRFKAIEERPAEEMEV
- a CDS encoding RNA-binding protein, which translates into the protein MNIYQHFRPEEREFIDQVLHWKDYVDSSYTAKLTDFLDPREQHILKVLIGENGNIKYQLFGGISASERKRALIMPDYLMPAEDEFQINLIEIDYPIKFVSIEHPQVLGSLMSLGLKRGKFGDILMKDGRVQFFTAAEISDYIKNNLESIGKASIRLNELSLDEAITTDDLWAEQVTTVSSLRLDTIISSVHNISRQKSQLFIQQGLVKVNWTSIENVSFECAEGDLLSVRGHGRVKILSIEGRTKKDKWRIVVGKQK
- a CDS encoding DivIVA domain-containing protein produces the protein MPLTPLDIHNKEFNKGFRGYDEDEVNEFLDQVIKDYELVLREKKEIEERLNEMKDRLGHFVNIEETLNKSIIIAQEAGEDVKRNAQKEAKLIIKEAEKNADRIVNESLSKARKIALEIEDLKKQSKVFRTRFKMLIEAQLDMLNTDDWDHLLEYEVDATELKIHEEEDSLA